One Vitis vinifera cultivar Pinot Noir 40024 chromosome 8, ASM3070453v1 genomic window carries:
- the LOC100255050 gene encoding probable inactive receptor kinase At5g58300 isoform X2 codes for MFSGLCYNNRGQEELLKSHFQNQLHSLHNRRFSMKLHSFAALLFSILLFLHQTIADLESDKQALLEFAFVVPHVRTINWSPATAICISWVGIKCDGNRVVALRLPGVGLYGPIPANTLGKLDALKTLSLRSNHLNGNLPSDVLSLPSLQYMYLQHNNFSGNIPSSLPPLLILLDLSFNSIVGNIPATIQNLTHLTGLNLQNNSLTGPIPVINLPRLNHVNLSYNDLNGSIPYFFRKFPASSFEGNSLLCGQPLNHCSSVTPSPSPSPSSIPSPATVSPEPRASNKKKLSIGAIIAIAIGGSAVLCLLFVVILLCCLKKKDGEGTVLQKGKSLSSGKSEKPKEDFGSGVQEPEKNKLAFFEGSSYNFDLEDLLRASAEVLGKGSYGTAYKAILEEGTIVVVKRLKEVAAGKREFEQHMEIVGRVSCHPNVVPLRAYYYSKDEKLLVYDYITGGSLFALLHGNRDPEKTLLNWESRVKIALGTAKGIVHIHSANGGKFTHGNIKSSNVLLTQDVDGQISDFGLTSLMNYPLVTSRSLGYRAPEVIETRKSTQKSDVYSYGVLLLEMLTGKAPVQSPGRDDVVDLPRWVQSVVREEWTAEVFDVELMKDQSYEEEMVQMLQIAMACVAKMPDMRPKMEEVVRLMEEIRPSDSENRPSSDNQSKGSTAQTP; via the exons ATGTTCAGTGGTCTTTGTTACAATAACAGGGGCCAGGAAGAATTGCTGAAATCTCACTTCCAAAATCAACTCCATAGTCTCCATAACAGACGATTCTCTATGAAGCTACACTCTTTTGCAGCATTACTTTTTTCCATACTATTGTTTCTCCATCAAACTATTGCTGATCTGGAGTCAGACAAACAAGCGCTCCTTGAGTTTGCCTTTGTTGTCCCTCATGTTCGCACAATCAACTGGAGTCCGGCTACTGCAATCTGCATCTCTTGGGTTGGCATCAAATGCGATGGTAACCGTGTAGTTGCCCTCCGGCTACCTGGTGTTGGCCTCTATGGTCCCATTCCAGCCAACACACTTGGGAAGCTGGATGCTCTTAAGACCCTCAGCCTCCGTTCCAACCACCTCAATGGGAATCTTCCATCTGATGTTCTGTCCCTCCCTTCTCTGCAGTACATGTACCTCCAACATAACAATTTTTCAGGTAATATTCCTTCCTCTCTTCCACCCCTGCTCATCTTGCTTGATCTCTCCTTCAATTCCATTGTGGGCAACATTCCAGCCACAATTCAGAACTTAACGCATCTCACTGGATTAAACCTCCAAAACAATTCCCTAACTGGGCCCATCCCTGTTATCAACCTCCCAAGGCTTAACCATGTGAATTTGAGCTATAACGACCTTAACGGTTCAATTCCATATTTCTTCCGCAAGTTCCCTGCTTCCTCTTTTGAAGGGAACTCTCTGTTATGTGGACAGCCACTAAACCATTGCTCTTCAGTCACTCCCTCGCCTTCTCCTTCCCCATCTTCCATACCATCCCCAGCAACAGTTTCTCCAGAGCCAAGAGCTAGCAACAAGAAGAAACTAAGTATAGGGGCTATTATTGCCATTGCAATTGGGGGTTCTGCAGTGTTGTGTCTCCTATTTGTGGTGATACTGCTATGCTGTCTGAAGAAAAAAGATGGTGAAGGTACTGTCTTACAGAAAGGAAAGTCCCTGAGCAGTGGAAAGAGTGAAAAGCCTAAGGAGGACTTTGGGAGTGGGGTGCAAGAGCCCGAGAAGAACAAGTTAGCTTTCTTCGAAGGCTCCTCCTATAATTTTGATCTTGAGGATTTGTTAAGGGCCTCTGCAGAAGTACTGGGAAAGGGAAGCTATGGGACGGCCTACAAGGCCATCTTGGAGGAGGGAACAattgtggttgtgaagaggttGAAAGAAGTGGCAGCGGGCAAAAGAGAGTTTGAACAACACATGGAGATTGTGGGGAGGGTCAGTTGCCACCCAAATGTCGTGCCTCTTCGTGCTTACTACTACTCAAAGGATGAGAAGCTCCTGGTTTATGACTACATAACGGGCGGCAGCTTGTTTGCACTATTGCATG GGAACAGGGATCCTGAGAAAACACTGCTGAACTGGGAATCCAGAGTAAAGATTGCCCTTGGAACTGCAAAGGGTATTGTTCATATCCACTCTGCCAATGGTGGGAAATTCACCCATGGCAATATCAAGTCCTCCAATGTCCTCCTCACCCAAGACGTTGATGGCCAAATCTCAGATTTTGGCCTGACATCTCTGATGAACTACCCTTTGGTCACATCTAGAAGCCTTGGTTACCGAGCTCCTGAGGTGATTGAAACTCGGAAATCTACTCAAAAGTCCGATGTTTACAGTTACGGTGTGCTCCTCCTTGAGATGCTTACAGGCAAGGCACCAGTACAGTCACCTGGGCGTGATGATGTGGTTGATCTCCCAAGATGGGTCCAGTCTGTTGTTCGAGAGGAATGGACGGCTGAGGTGTTTGATGTAGAGCTGATGAAGGATCAAAGTTATGAAGAAGAGATGGTGCAAATGCTTCAGATCGCAATGGCCTGTGTGGCAAAGATGCCAGACATGAGGCCTAAGATGGAGGAAGTTGTTAGGCTGATGGAAGAAATCCGGCCATCAGACTCAGAAAACCGGCCATCCTCCGACAACCAATCCAAGGGCTCCACCGCACAAACCCCATGA
- the LOC100255050 gene encoding probable inactive receptor kinase At5g58300 isoform X1: MLRLNPSNISLVRLGGNDLLVMFSGLCYNNRGQEELLKSHFQNQLHSLHNRRFSMKLHSFAALLFSILLFLHQTIADLESDKQALLEFAFVVPHVRTINWSPATAICISWVGIKCDGNRVVALRLPGVGLYGPIPANTLGKLDALKTLSLRSNHLNGNLPSDVLSLPSLQYMYLQHNNFSGNIPSSLPPLLILLDLSFNSIVGNIPATIQNLTHLTGLNLQNNSLTGPIPVINLPRLNHVNLSYNDLNGSIPYFFRKFPASSFEGNSLLCGQPLNHCSSVTPSPSPSPSSIPSPATVSPEPRASNKKKLSIGAIIAIAIGGSAVLCLLFVVILLCCLKKKDGEGTVLQKGKSLSSGKSEKPKEDFGSGVQEPEKNKLAFFEGSSYNFDLEDLLRASAEVLGKGSYGTAYKAILEEGTIVVVKRLKEVAAGKREFEQHMEIVGRVSCHPNVVPLRAYYYSKDEKLLVYDYITGGSLFALLHGNRDPEKTLLNWESRVKIALGTAKGIVHIHSANGGKFTHGNIKSSNVLLTQDVDGQISDFGLTSLMNYPLVTSRSLGYRAPEVIETRKSTQKSDVYSYGVLLLEMLTGKAPVQSPGRDDVVDLPRWVQSVVREEWTAEVFDVELMKDQSYEEEMVQMLQIAMACVAKMPDMRPKMEEVVRLMEEIRPSDSENRPSSDNQSKGSTAQTP; this comes from the exons GGGGGGAAATGATCTGTTAGTAATGTTCAGTGGTCTTTGTTACAATAACAGGGGCCAGGAAGAATTGCTGAAATCTCACTTCCAAAATCAACTCCATAGTCTCCATAACAGACGATTCTCTATGAAGCTACACTCTTTTGCAGCATTACTTTTTTCCATACTATTGTTTCTCCATCAAACTATTGCTGATCTGGAGTCAGACAAACAAGCGCTCCTTGAGTTTGCCTTTGTTGTCCCTCATGTTCGCACAATCAACTGGAGTCCGGCTACTGCAATCTGCATCTCTTGGGTTGGCATCAAATGCGATGGTAACCGTGTAGTTGCCCTCCGGCTACCTGGTGTTGGCCTCTATGGTCCCATTCCAGCCAACACACTTGGGAAGCTGGATGCTCTTAAGACCCTCAGCCTCCGTTCCAACCACCTCAATGGGAATCTTCCATCTGATGTTCTGTCCCTCCCTTCTCTGCAGTACATGTACCTCCAACATAACAATTTTTCAGGTAATATTCCTTCCTCTCTTCCACCCCTGCTCATCTTGCTTGATCTCTCCTTCAATTCCATTGTGGGCAACATTCCAGCCACAATTCAGAACTTAACGCATCTCACTGGATTAAACCTCCAAAACAATTCCCTAACTGGGCCCATCCCTGTTATCAACCTCCCAAGGCTTAACCATGTGAATTTGAGCTATAACGACCTTAACGGTTCAATTCCATATTTCTTCCGCAAGTTCCCTGCTTCCTCTTTTGAAGGGAACTCTCTGTTATGTGGACAGCCACTAAACCATTGCTCTTCAGTCACTCCCTCGCCTTCTCCTTCCCCATCTTCCATACCATCCCCAGCAACAGTTTCTCCAGAGCCAAGAGCTAGCAACAAGAAGAAACTAAGTATAGGGGCTATTATTGCCATTGCAATTGGGGGTTCTGCAGTGTTGTGTCTCCTATTTGTGGTGATACTGCTATGCTGTCTGAAGAAAAAAGATGGTGAAGGTACTGTCTTACAGAAAGGAAAGTCCCTGAGCAGTGGAAAGAGTGAAAAGCCTAAGGAGGACTTTGGGAGTGGGGTGCAAGAGCCCGAGAAGAACAAGTTAGCTTTCTTCGAAGGCTCCTCCTATAATTTTGATCTTGAGGATTTGTTAAGGGCCTCTGCAGAAGTACTGGGAAAGGGAAGCTATGGGACGGCCTACAAGGCCATCTTGGAGGAGGGAACAattgtggttgtgaagaggttGAAAGAAGTGGCAGCGGGCAAAAGAGAGTTTGAACAACACATGGAGATTGTGGGGAGGGTCAGTTGCCACCCAAATGTCGTGCCTCTTCGTGCTTACTACTACTCAAAGGATGAGAAGCTCCTGGTTTATGACTACATAACGGGCGGCAGCTTGTTTGCACTATTGCATG GGAACAGGGATCCTGAGAAAACACTGCTGAACTGGGAATCCAGAGTAAAGATTGCCCTTGGAACTGCAAAGGGTATTGTTCATATCCACTCTGCCAATGGTGGGAAATTCACCCATGGCAATATCAAGTCCTCCAATGTCCTCCTCACCCAAGACGTTGATGGCCAAATCTCAGATTTTGGCCTGACATCTCTGATGAACTACCCTTTGGTCACATCTAGAAGCCTTGGTTACCGAGCTCCTGAGGTGATTGAAACTCGGAAATCTACTCAAAAGTCCGATGTTTACAGTTACGGTGTGCTCCTCCTTGAGATGCTTACAGGCAAGGCACCAGTACAGTCACCTGGGCGTGATGATGTGGTTGATCTCCCAAGATGGGTCCAGTCTGTTGTTCGAGAGGAATGGACGGCTGAGGTGTTTGATGTAGAGCTGATGAAGGATCAAAGTTATGAAGAAGAGATGGTGCAAATGCTTCAGATCGCAATGGCCTGTGTGGCAAAGATGCCAGACATGAGGCCTAAGATGGAGGAAGTTGTTAGGCTGATGGAAGAAATCCGGCCATCAGACTCAGAAAACCGGCCATCCTCCGACAACCAATCCAAGGGCTCCACCGCACAAACCCCATGA